From Cyclobacteriaceae bacterium, a single genomic window includes:
- a CDS encoding response regulator produces the protein MTKILRVLLADDDEDDRELFFRAMSEVDPSVKVTAVLNGDMLMRDLAGMTNLPQLIFLDLNMPLKNGLECLAEIKQNPVFGKVPILIYSTSISPSEVEKAWSLGALCFVRKPDSYQKLKEIISRMINMDLSTFAHQPRENFILSF, from the coding sequence ATGACCAAGATTTTAAGGGTTTTGCTGGCAGATGATGACGAAGATGATCGTGAGCTTTTTTTCAGGGCAATGTCTGAGGTGGATCCTTCTGTGAAAGTTACCGCCGTCTTAAATGGAGATATGCTGATGAGAGACCTGGCAGGAATGACCAATCTCCCTCAGTTGATCTTTTTGGATCTGAATATGCCGTTGAAGAATGGACTCGAGTGTCTGGCTGAGATCAAGCAAAATCCCGTCTTTGGCAAAGTTCCAATTCTTATCTACTCAACATCCATCAGCCCTTCCGAAGTTGAAAAAGCGTGGAGCCTGGGTGCCCTTTGTTTTGTCAGGAAGCCGGATTCCTATCAAAAGCTAAAAGAAATCATATCAAGGATGATTAATATGGACCTGAGCACATTTGCCCACCAGCCGCGCGAAAACTTTATCCTTAGTTTCTGA
- a CDS encoding rhomboid family intramembrane serine protease — MNRLMMNPYNINRKNQFERFITSGFIHKDYTHLGLNMFSLYFLGLAVEHDFIVLFGTTGIYYYLMLYLLAIAVSDLPTYFKEKNNPNYNSLGASGGVAAVVFAFIILEPMRYLCLFFALCMPGFILGSLYLVYSYFQSKRAKDNINHDAHLYGSLFGLIFCVIVYPRSIISFYEQVSGWLERIL; from the coding sequence ATGAACCGACTGATGATGAATCCCTATAACATCAATAGAAAGAATCAGTTTGAGCGATTTATAACCTCTGGGTTTATCCATAAAGATTACACTCACCTGGGTCTAAACATGTTCTCATTATATTTTCTTGGTCTGGCTGTAGAGCATGATTTTATTGTACTGTTTGGAACGACGGGGATTTACTACTACCTGATGCTTTACCTTCTGGCAATTGCCGTGTCTGACCTGCCTACTTATTTCAAGGAGAAGAACAATCCCAATTACAATTCTTTGGGTGCATCAGGGGGTGTGGCTGCTGTTGTCTTTGCTTTCATCATTCTTGAACCCATGCGTTACCTATGTCTGTTCTTTGCTCTCTGCATGCCAGGATTCATTCTGGGATCATTGTATCTGGTCTATTCATACTTTCAGAGCAAGAGAGCTAAAGACAATATCAATCACGATGCTCATTTGTATGGTTCTCTGTTTGGATTGATCTTCTGTGTCATCGTTTATCCCAGATCCATTATAAGTTTCTACGAACAGGTCAGCGGTTGGCTTGAGCGAATACTTTAA
- a CDS encoding CDGSH iron-sulfur domain-containing protein: MEKVKLTVNSNGSIKIEGDFEIVDAGGNAYGLQGRTVVSVCRCGRSANKPFCDGSHKGHFEHEAKAFELPPKKVI, translated from the coding sequence ATGGAAAAAGTAAAGCTTACTGTAAATAGTAATGGATCTATAAAAATCGAGGGAGATTTTGAGATTGTTGACGCTGGTGGAAATGCCTATGGCCTTCAGGGCCGGACTGTAGTTTCTGTTTGTCGCTGTGGCCGGTCAGCCAACAAGCCATTTTGTGATGGTTCCCACAAAGGACATTTTGAACACGAGGCAAAAGCATTTGAACTTCCCCCTAAGAAAGTTATCTAG
- a CDS encoding PAS domain-containing protein, with translation MPGYAQYILDNKLSEYAHLSLKISRELDIPLLRYFSNFSEEQLIGMSMERNRETMQLLVENRASEIIETTTKNWITNQLPMIQRDQIVTEDIVLVSFMRRKVLRDLLIGYAKDILHFTQVMEEVDRWTMIQDTTMFNVFIRLQQEKINDTHAALQRREQELLEAQEIGQIGSFEWDLAGKNSIYTPQVYKIFEFDRPESMESFMNDVYPDDREKLSKAMTKGFEVGHFDCEYRYKRKTDKVLWTRGKVLYDGTKPVKVVGTVMDITERSAKTQQLASLNESLEHTNAELQRTNKELESFNFVASHDLQEPLRKIRIFGDRMLNASDGLTLPPTTRGYAEKMHQAAGRMQKLIDDFLSFSRTVASPKIFEPVDLSALLEDVKNDLAEMIKEKNVRIHAARLPVLNIIPFQFRQLLINLISNSIKYSKEGVQPMIRIDVERVAANQIDVPGIKDYENYFKLSISDNGIGFEQKYADKIFELFQRLHSKDNYSGTGIGLSICKKIVDSHDGFITARGIPGEGAEFDIYLPLRQSE, from the coding sequence TTGCCGGGCTATGCTCAATATATTCTTGACAATAAATTAAGCGAGTACGCGCATCTTTCTCTTAAAATCTCAAGGGAACTTGATATTCCATTGCTTCGGTATTTCTCAAACTTTTCAGAAGAACAGCTTATCGGGATGAGCATGGAACGCAATCGTGAGACCATGCAATTGCTGGTGGAAAACAGGGCGTCGGAAATTATTGAGACAACCACTAAAAACTGGATTACGAATCAGCTTCCAATGATTCAGCGGGATCAGATCGTAACGGAAGATATTGTACTCGTGAGTTTTATGCGTCGTAAGGTATTGCGTGATCTGCTGATCGGATATGCAAAGGATATACTTCATTTCACTCAGGTGATGGAAGAAGTGGATCGTTGGACGATGATCCAGGACACTACGATGTTTAACGTTTTTATACGCCTGCAACAGGAGAAAATCAATGATACTCACGCGGCATTGCAAAGACGTGAACAGGAATTGCTGGAAGCACAGGAAATAGGACAGATCGGAAGCTTTGAATGGGATCTTGCAGGTAAGAATTCAATTTATACTCCTCAGGTTTATAAGATTTTTGAATTTGATCGTCCAGAGAGTATGGAGTCGTTTATGAATGATGTTTATCCTGACGATCGGGAAAAGCTTTCAAAAGCGATGACGAAAGGATTTGAAGTTGGACACTTTGATTGCGAGTATCGTTATAAGAGGAAGACAGACAAGGTGCTTTGGACGCGTGGCAAAGTACTATACGATGGCACAAAGCCTGTTAAAGTAGTGGGAACTGTAATGGATATTACAGAACGTAGTGCTAAGACACAGCAACTAGCTTCCCTTAATGAATCCCTGGAGCACACCAATGCAGAATTACAACGCACGAATAAAGAACTCGAGTCCTTTAATTTTGTAGCCAGTCACGATCTGCAGGAACCTCTAAGGAAGATAAGAATCTTCGGAGACCGAATGCTGAATGCTTCCGATGGATTGACATTGCCGCCAACAACCAGAGGTTATGCTGAGAAAATGCATCAGGCGGCAGGTCGCATGCAGAAACTTATTGACGACTTCTTATCTTTTTCCAGAACGGTTGCCTCACCCAAGATATTTGAGCCGGTCGACCTTTCTGCATTGCTGGAAGATGTTAAAAATGATCTTGCAGAAATGATAAAGGAAAAAAATGTGAGAATTCATGCTGCCAGACTTCCTGTATTGAATATTATTCCATTTCAATTCCGGCAACTTCTTATTAACCTGATTTCCAATTCCATCAAGTATAGCAAGGAAGGTGTCCAGCCGATGATCCGGATTGATGTGGAGAGGGTGGCTGCAAATCAAATTGATGTCCCGGGTATTAAAGATTATGAAAACTATTTTAAGCTGTCCATTTCAGACAATGGAATCGGGTTTGAGCAGAAATATGCAGATAAAATATTTGAATTATTCCAGCGACTTCATTCAAAGGATAACTACTCGGGTACAGGCATTGGATTGTCGATCTGTAAGAAGATCGTGGATAGTCATGATGGGTTCATTACCGCAAGGGGAATCCCAGGAGAGGGGGCAGAATTTGATATTTACCTTCCGCTAAGGCAATCAGAATAA
- a CDS encoding Crp/Fnr family transcriptional regulator yields MDTNSIISSITRHVNLDPAEEMYFKSLLLPIKVRQGDFPERAHEISKGMLYVNSGCLMSYFTDKQGTDRVIQFATAGWWTGDLHSFTKQIPSIYTTKALADSEVFLLPKTDMDAALERLPKLERYFRMLFQNSLVAHQHRLVLAFSATAEERYQEFEQKYSSLEQYVPLKYIASYLGITPEFLSKIRRRRMEK; encoded by the coding sequence ATGGATACCAATTCAATCATTAGTTCTATCACACGACACGTCAATCTTGATCCTGCGGAAGAGATGTACTTTAAATCTCTTTTGTTGCCAATCAAAGTCCGTCAAGGTGATTTCCCTGAACGTGCCCATGAAATATCGAAGGGAATGCTTTATGTAAATTCCGGATGCCTGATGTCCTACTTTACCGATAAGCAAGGGACTGATAGAGTTATTCAATTTGCCACTGCAGGCTGGTGGACCGGTGATCTTCACAGTTTTACAAAGCAAATTCCTTCCATCTATACCACGAAGGCTTTAGCGGACAGCGAAGTGTTCCTGCTTCCTAAAACCGATATGGATGCTGCATTGGAAAGACTTCCAAAGCTTGAACGTTACTTTCGCATGCTGTTCCAGAATTCATTGGTGGCACATCAGCATCGGCTTGTGCTTGCCTTTTCTGCAACAGCAGAAGAACGTTATCAGGAGTTTGAGCAGAAGTATTCTTCCCTGGAGCAATATGTTCCACTGAAATACATTGCTTCCTACCTTGGAATTACTCCTGAATTCCTTAGCAAAATCCGTCGGAGAAGGATGGAAAAGTAG
- a CDS encoding DEAD/DEAH box helicase, producing the protein MEHSLNTRYAEFLKNLSIPSFTEMQEEVIEKSGSGDNLLVLAPTGSGKTLSFLIPLINKLNSQSKEVQALIVAPSRELSLQIEQVLRSMKTSYKVSCVYGGHSVKIEQNSLSEAPAIVIGTPGRLADHIRRKSFDPSYIRMVVLDEFDKSLQMGFQEELKVVFNALSGRQQYILTSATRLDPLPDFTPFKKFETLNYLKGEVESKLKLKLIHTRSVDKIETLLKLVSRFNQEVCIVFCNHRDAVDRISALFTNYKFEHGILHGAMEQIDREKNLIKFRGGAHNVLIATDLASRGLDVPEIRHIVHYQLPLQQEAFVHRNGRTARMHAEGDAYLIIAEDETLPEYIDKSVSELKLSGKIELPPPPAFSCLYISAGKKDKISKGDIVGLLTKKGELLADEIGLITTLDHASYVSIKRSKLMKTLANIKNEKLKGSKVKIEVAN; encoded by the coding sequence ATGGAACACTCTCTGAACACCCGATACGCCGAATTTCTCAAGAATCTTAGTATCCCTTCATTTACTGAAATGCAGGAAGAGGTTATAGAAAAGTCAGGTTCCGGCGACAATCTGTTGGTGCTTGCCCCCACAGGATCTGGCAAGACCTTATCATTTTTGATTCCTTTGATTAATAAGCTGAACAGTCAATCAAAGGAAGTCCAGGCATTGATCGTAGCTCCGTCACGGGAATTATCATTGCAGATCGAACAGGTTCTTCGTTCCATGAAGACTTCCTATAAAGTAAGTTGTGTGTATGGCGGCCATTCTGTAAAGATTGAACAAAACAGCTTAAGTGAGGCACCTGCGATTGTCATCGGAACACCAGGCCGCCTGGCAGATCATATCAGGAGGAAATCATTTGATCCATCTTACATCCGCATGGTAGTTCTGGATGAATTTGATAAATCCCTGCAGATGGGCTTTCAGGAAGAGCTTAAAGTTGTTTTCAATGCACTAAGCGGGAGGCAACAATACATTCTGACTTCTGCCACACGGCTTGATCCATTACCAGACTTTACACCTTTTAAGAAATTCGAAACGCTCAATTATCTGAAGGGTGAAGTTGAATCAAAATTAAAGTTAAAGCTGATCCACACCCGCAGTGTGGACAAGATCGAAACATTGCTGAAGCTTGTTTCAAGATTTAACCAGGAGGTTTGTATCGTTTTTTGTAATCACCGTGATGCAGTTGATAGAATCAGTGCTCTCTTCACCAACTACAAATTTGAGCATGGTATTCTTCATGGTGCTATGGAACAGATCGATCGGGAAAAAAATCTTATAAAATTCAGAGGCGGGGCTCATAATGTTTTGATTGCTACTGACCTTGCTTCACGCGGACTTGATGTTCCTGAGATCCGACATATTGTACACTATCAACTCCCTCTTCAGCAGGAAGCCTTTGTTCATCGTAACGGACGAACGGCCCGCATGCATGCAGAGGGTGATGCCTATTTAATTATTGCAGAAGATGAAACTCTTCCGGAATACATCGACAAATCTGTTTCAGAATTGAAATTATCCGGAAAGATCGAACTTCCTCCCCCTCCTGCGTTCTCTTGCCTTTACATCAGCGCAGGCAAGAAAGATAAGATCAGCAAAGGTGATATAGTAGGATTGTTAACCAAGAAAGGTGAATTGCTGGCAGATGAAATAGGGTTAATCACAACACTGGATCATGCTTCGTATGTTTCTATCAAACGTTCCAAGCTTATGAAAACCCTCGCCAATATTAAGAACGAAAAATTAAAGGGTTCTAAGGTGAAGATTGAAGTGGCTAACTAG
- a CDS encoding insulinase family protein, whose product MNKKLHLAISCSLMLAMVLASCSPKKGDEQSDTSFKVPVEYYKLKNGLKVALSQDKTAPTVAVAVYYNIGFRIEPRDRTGFAHLFEHMMFQGSENLGKMEFIKLVQANGGILNGSTRFDFTNYFEVMPAHKFETALWAEADRMKGLAINQDNLTNQQGVVKNEVKVNVLNQPYGGFPWLDMPQYANENWYNAHNFYGDLADLDSAKLEDVDSFFKTYYAPNNAALAVVGDFEIEDAKKWIEQYFGSIPSSQLPPKPDISEPKQEKEKRFTKQDKLATKPAIAIAYKMPDRNTPEYYAMGLIDQMLLQGQDSKLNFALVQEKGYTDNVSGGINYLGNMYNYQGPMIWMADLIHDSNIPSDSIIKVVDKAVAELEKGVTKEELDLAIVKIRSQLYDDMGQFFGIGRADLLASFALFDDDPSRINTLEGEFKKVTPELIQKTVKEYLRATNRTILISEPVKSTPQ is encoded by the coding sequence ATGAATAAAAAATTGCATTTAGCGATCAGTTGTTCTCTGATGCTGGCCATGGTGCTGGCTTCATGCTCTCCCAAAAAGGGCGATGAACAAAGCGACACATCCTTTAAGGTTCCTGTTGAATACTACAAACTTAAGAATGGTCTTAAGGTGGCACTCTCTCAGGATAAAACTGCACCAACAGTTGCAGTAGCTGTTTATTACAACATTGGTTTCCGTATTGAACCTCGTGACCGTACCGGTTTTGCGCACTTGTTTGAACATATGATGTTTCAGGGTTCTGAGAATCTTGGCAAAATGGAATTTATCAAGCTGGTGCAGGCTAACGGTGGAATTTTAAACGGGTCTACACGCTTTGACTTTACGAATTACTTTGAAGTAATGCCCGCTCATAAATTTGAAACTGCACTCTGGGCTGAAGCGGATCGTATGAAAGGACTGGCAATCAATCAGGATAATCTAACCAATCAGCAGGGTGTTGTGAAAAATGAAGTGAAGGTTAATGTCCTCAATCAGCCTTATGGTGGTTTTCCATGGCTGGACATGCCGCAGTATGCCAACGAAAATTGGTATAATGCCCATAACTTTTATGGTGACCTTGCTGACCTTGACTCAGCAAAACTTGAAGACGTTGACAGCTTCTTTAAAACTTATTATGCTCCCAACAATGCCGCACTCGCAGTCGTAGGAGATTTTGAAATTGAAGATGCAAAGAAGTGGATCGAACAATACTTTGGAAGTATTCCTTCATCACAACTTCCTCCAAAGCCTGATATTTCTGAACCAAAACAGGAAAAGGAAAAGAGATTCACCAAACAGGATAAGCTTGCAACAAAGCCGGCCATTGCAATTGCTTATAAAATGCCTGACCGTAATACTCCTGAATACTACGCTATGGGATTGATTGATCAGATGTTACTTCAGGGACAAGACAGTAAATTGAATTTTGCACTCGTACAGGAAAAAGGTTATACCGACAATGTCAGCGGTGGAATCAATTACCTTGGAAACATGTACAACTATCAGGGACCCATGATCTGGATGGCGGATCTGATACATGATTCAAACATACCATCGGATTCTATCATCAAGGTTGTTGACAAGGCAGTCGCTGAACTTGAAAAAGGAGTAACAAAAGAAGAGCTTGATCTGGCAATCGTAAAGATCCGTTCACAGCTTTATGATGACATGGGACAATTTTTCGGAATCGGAAGAGCAGATTTGCTGGCAAGTTTTGCACTATTCGACGACGATCCATCCAGGATCAATACACTAGAAGGAGAATTCAAAAAAGTAACTCCTGAATTAATTCAAAAGACGGTGAAAGAATATCTGAGAGCAACTAACCGCACGATTCTTATTTCAGAACCTGTTAAATCGACTCCACAATGA
- the dinB gene encoding DNA polymerase IV — protein MENQTQTPRRKIIHVDMDAFYASIEQRDHPEYRGKPIVVGGSPQGRGGVVATASYEARKFGIRSAMSSKKALQLCPHVIFVRPRFEAYKEASRKIREIFHRYTDLIEPLSLDEAFLDVTEDKQNIGSAIEIAQMIRKAIREELNLTASAGVSINKFVAKIASDMNKPDGFTFIGPSKIEAFMESLPVEKFFGVGKVTATRMKNLGLHNGADLKKLTEAELIRHFGKAGKFFYKIVRGIDPREVQPHRETKSVGAEDTFPYDLTTLSEMNEELEKIAEVLYERLKRNGLKGRTITLKIKYHDFKLATRSQSFTEAVNDYESISGTAKQLLSASDSEDKKIRLLGISLSNFGDPIIRQKDEEPTDQLKLF, from the coding sequence ATGGAAAACCAAACGCAAACACCTCGCCGAAAGATCATTCATGTTGACATGGATGCATTCTATGCTTCGATAGAGCAGCGTGATCATCCTGAGTATCGTGGAAAGCCTATCGTTGTTGGTGGCTCACCGCAGGGTCGTGGCGGAGTGGTGGCAACTGCCAGCTATGAAGCCCGCAAGTTTGGAATTCGTTCGGCTATGTCTTCGAAAAAGGCTCTCCAGCTTTGCCCCCATGTGATTTTTGTAAGGCCAAGATTTGAAGCTTATAAAGAAGCATCGAGGAAGATCCGGGAGATATTCCATCGCTATACAGATCTTATTGAACCACTTTCGTTGGACGAAGCATTTCTCGATGTTACAGAAGACAAGCAAAACATTGGATCCGCAATCGAAATTGCTCAGATGATACGGAAGGCCATTCGTGAGGAACTGAACCTTACTGCTTCCGCCGGAGTTTCAATAAATAAGTTTGTCGCTAAGATCGCGTCAGACATGAACAAACCCGATGGATTTACTTTTATCGGTCCTTCAAAGATTGAAGCATTCATGGAGTCACTACCAGTGGAAAAATTCTTCGGGGTGGGGAAAGTGACTGCGACCCGAATGAAAAATCTGGGACTTCATAATGGGGCAGATCTTAAAAAATTAACCGAAGCAGAATTGATTCGGCACTTTGGAAAGGCTGGAAAGTTCTTTTATAAGATCGTCCGCGGAATTGATCCAAGAGAAGTTCAACCTCATCGTGAAACAAAATCAGTAGGAGCAGAGGATACCTTTCCATATGACCTTACGACATTAAGTGAAATGAACGAAGAACTGGAAAAGATTGCTGAAGTCTTGTATGAACGCCTGAAGCGAAATGGTCTGAAAGGAAGAACCATCACCCTCAAGATCAAATATCATGACTTTAAACTCGCCACGCGCAGCCAATCATTCACAGAAGCGGTGAATGATTATGAGAGCATTTCTGGCACGGCAAAGCAATTACTCTCTGCTTCAGATTCTGAAGACAAAAAAATTCGCCTGCTGGGAATATCCCTTTCCAATTTCGGCGATCCTATTATCCGTCAAAAGGACGAGGAGCCAACGGATCAGCTCAAATTATTCTAG
- a CDS encoding insulinase family protein: MKNIISVIVLAFISFGAIAQKQLPPAGGTPKDFKIPEKKQAQLKNGLRSTLVSYGALPKVNIDLIIKTGNVHEAADQVWLADLTVNIMNEGTKTMDFKAISKKVASMGGNININAGVDQVNISGSVLSEFAPELIKVIGDIAMNPAFSESEIERLKADLKRQLSVQRSVPQSMARERFFASVYKDHAYGRYFPTEAMITSYTMPMVKNFYDQNFGAKRSVIYVVGKFDEGAVNKSIDATFGSWREGPEVTYPPAVASQSSNIDIIDRPDAPQSTIIIGLPTLNPASPDYQALLTTNLLLGGSFGSRITSNIREDKGYTYSPSSSIQLRKNSAVWFESADVTSEHTGASLQEIAKEIKILSTEPPKAEELDGIKRYEAGVFVLQNSTPSGIVNQLNFLDQNGLSDDYLKNKVTRIYAVTPEKVSQMTKDYFDYEKMTLVVVGDKKLLDKQIKAHKDSKKSK; encoded by the coding sequence ATGAAAAATATAATATCGGTGATCGTACTGGCTTTCATTTCTTTTGGAGCCATCGCGCAAAAACAATTGCCACCAGCAGGTGGTACACCAAAGGATTTTAAAATCCCTGAAAAGAAACAAGCGCAGTTGAAGAATGGTTTACGTTCTACTCTTGTGTCTTATGGAGCTCTTCCAAAGGTTAACATTGACCTTATTATCAAGACGGGAAATGTTCATGAAGCTGCCGATCAGGTCTGGCTTGCAGATCTGACCGTCAATATCATGAATGAGGGAACGAAGACCATGGACTTTAAAGCGATCTCAAAGAAAGTGGCAAGCATGGGTGGAAACATCAATATTAATGCTGGTGTTGATCAGGTTAATATCAGCGGCTCTGTGCTTTCTGAATTTGCTCCTGAGCTGATCAAAGTGATTGGCGACATAGCTATGAATCCGGCTTTCTCTGAAAGTGAGATCGAACGATTAAAGGCAGATTTGAAACGTCAGCTTAGTGTCCAACGTTCAGTTCCTCAATCCATGGCGCGTGAGAGATTCTTTGCGTCAGTGTATAAGGATCATGCATACGGAAGATATTTTCCGACGGAAGCAATGATTACAAGCTACACGATGCCAATGGTAAAGAACTTCTATGATCAGAACTTCGGTGCCAAAAGATCTGTGATCTACGTGGTAGGAAAATTTGATGAGGGTGCTGTCAATAAATCCATTGACGCAACCTTTGGAAGCTGGAGAGAAGGCCCGGAGGTGACCTATCCACCGGCGGTAGCTTCCCAGTCAAGCAATATCGATATCATCGACCGGCCTGACGCACCGCAATCAACGATCATCATTGGACTTCCAACATTAAATCCGGCAAGTCCTGATTATCAGGCGTTGCTTACTACCAATCTTCTTTTAGGAGGCTCTTTTGGATCACGCATCACCAGCAACATTCGTGAGGACAAGGGTTATACTTATTCTCCAAGCAGTTCAATTCAGCTGCGCAAGAATTCTGCGGTATGGTTTGAATCGGCTGATGTTACAAGCGAGCACACAGGTGCATCTTTACAGGAAATTGCAAAAGAGATAAAGATATTGTCAACAGAACCACCTAAAGCTGAAGAGCTGGATGGCATTAAGAGATATGAAGCCGGAGTTTTTGTCCTGCAGAATTCTACTCCTTCAGGTATTGTCAATCAATTAAACTTTCTTGATCAGAATGGTTTGAGCGATGACTATCTCAAGAATAAGGTTACCAGAATCTATGCGGTAACTCCTGAGAAAGTGTCACAGATGACCAAGGATTATTTTGACTATGAAAAAATGACGCTGGTAGTAGTGGGTGATAAGAAGCTGCTGGACAAGCAGATCAAAGCTCATAAAGACTCAAAGAAATCAAAGTAG
- a CDS encoding YceI family protein produces the protein METAVATKTKWGIDPTHTEVQFKVKHLVISTVTGFFKKFSGSVETDSKDFDGAEVTFSIDTNSIETNQADRDGHLKSADFFASEQYPTMNFKGELKKVSGSDYKLVGPLTIRETTKTVELAVEFGGIMVDPWGNTKAGFEINGKINRKDFGLSWNALTEAGGMVVSEEVKLHLNVELAKA, from the coding sequence ATGGAAACTGCAGTAGCAACAAAGACAAAATGGGGAATTGATCCAACACACACAGAAGTTCAATTCAAAGTAAAGCACCTGGTGATTTCAACGGTAACAGGATTTTTCAAGAAGTTCAGCGGAAGTGTTGAAACTGATAGCAAAGATTTTGATGGCGCAGAAGTTACCTTCAGTATTGACACTAACAGCATTGAAACCAATCAAGCTGACAGAGATGGTCATTTGAAGTCGGCTGATTTCTTTGCATCAGAACAATACCCTACCATGAATTTCAAGGGTGAATTGAAAAAAGTGAGCGGATCCGATTACAAATTGGTTGGACCTCTTACCATCCGTGAGACAACAAAAACTGTTGAATTAGCCGTCGAATTTGGTGGCATCATGGTTGATCCATGGGGTAACACAAAAGCAGGCTTTGAAATCAATGGAAAGATCAACCGCAAGGATTTTGGATTGAGCTGGAATGCTCTTACAGAAGCCGGTGGAATGGTTGTCAGTGAAGAAGTAAAACTTCATCTCAACGTTGAACTAGCAAAAGCATAA